The sequence AGAACCCCATGGGAACtgcctccctgcaggcagccctcTGCCCCTTGCTTCAGCTCACTCAgcctagccacccaggctcttCTTTCTCAGATAGCCTTGTCCGTGCCCACAGGAATTGCCTCGCTTAACTCTACTGACTCTGGTTTTCCTCCTAGATATTTGCCTGGCTGTTGGCTGTTCATCTTTCAGGCCTCAGCTAGAATGGGAGCTCAAATGTATCCACTGGAAGGGAGGCCTTTCCTAAGCAAGCATCCAGTTAAATGATTCTTTGCCCTGTCATGCTCAGGTCTAGCAGCCTGTGCCACTTTCTGTGCTACATCCCCCACCGTCACAaagtttcttgtttatttatgatCTCAAGCTCTGTGATATCAGAGGCCTCATCTGGTTTTCACTGCTACAGTCCTAGGGCCTGGATCGAAGTCTAGTATgtaatttgtcaaaaaaaaaaaaaaaaaaaaaaaacatgagtagaaataaattcttggaaaaacagaaagcagaggTATCACAAGTGATCGGCAGAAGTCATCCAGGTGAGGTAGGATGTTCATAGCAATCATTAAGAAGTTGTTCTCTCCCCTGACCCCCCAGCCCCATGTCCATCTTCAAGTTTCATAAGACACCCTCCAAATTCACAAAAGTCAGTTTTCTTAAGGCTGCACTCCAAGGAAAAGCTgggctgctaaaaaaaaaaaaaaaaaaaaaaaaaaaaaaaaaaaaagctgggctGCTAACCAGTGCAGTTCTTCTTGATGTTCCTTGCTCTCATCTCTCTCCAGGGCCAGCTTTGTCTGAAAATTCAAATGCCAAAAAAGCTTCTGAAtgagccacccacccacctcaCCCAAAAAGCTCTCCCCGAATTCCAAGggttaaatatttattagctatattttaatcagaaataaatacatgatttaGCAAAGGGTAATGCTTCCCACTTAGAAATACCTCTGAGTGCTCCCCAAAAGTTCCCAGCACACTAGTTACAACGGAAAACAATGCATAAGACATTGTACAAACATCTGGCATTTGCGAGGTTACCCTGCCTTGTGGTGGAAGTCAGCGTCcacagtgttatattcatttcccACACATCGGCTGGTCCCTTGAAACTGCCTTTAGCGATTCTTGGGGAAACTGTAAATGTCTTCTTGTATAAACACACCAGAGTGTGATGATACAGAAAATCACataaatgcatatacacataccACCAGCACAGTGATCTCACATCTACGGAATGCATGTGGTGAACAGACAGACATCTCATATCAGGCAGTGAGGGGTTCCACAGGCCCCCCCCTTTCCCCCTGAATCCTTTTCCAACAGGATAAAATGAGTCATGGGTGCATCTGCAGCCCCCTTCCTAACAAGATCCCGATGGGCAGCCTCAAGATAAATACTTCCCTTTTCTAGAACTTTgccgtgctctctctcacatctCTTAAAATGAGTATGACAGATTTAAAGCCACTCTGACTCCCTTCTTTCCTGGAGCTCAGCAGTTTTCTTCATGTGGCTGCCAGGCCCTTCTTAGAATAAAACATTGATGATACAGAAAAATCACATTAATGAATTAATTCTTTAGACTTAGAATTAATTCTTCAGAATTTaatcaatttgcttttttcttttttttccaaaaaagtcaACCATTCTCACCTACTCAATCCAGCCACACTTAGCCTCTGTGAAGGTCCAGCTGAGACGTGAGCTCACGGGCCACCCTTACTGACCCAGTCTCCCTGGAGCCATGAGCTGATTTCTCCCTTTACACTCCACTTTCACGATAGTTGtttgtacatttttcttcctgtctaTACTGTGATTGCCTTTGCTgatctgtttttccttccttccttccttccttccttccttccttccttccttccttccttccttccttccttccttccttccttttctcttctttccttttcttatttttcacctGACAAGGGACTTAACACAGTTACCTATTCCCGCAATCATGAGTGAACAACTGGTGCCTTATTACTGGCAAGAGTCTCAGCATGTCAGAAAGCTCTTTCTGTGCCATGAAGCCATGGCCGGGGACACCAGAAAAGCTTGCAGGGCTCCAGAGCTACCCTCTCATTTTCCCACAAgcagcctccctctctcccctttgcCTTGCCCTCTGCAGCAGCAGGGAGGCTGCCTGATTCCTGCACAGGTGGCTCTGGCACCAGCAGGCCACCAGGATCTCCTGATTCAGGGAAGATAAGGAAGATTAATGTTTAGTGTCACTGAGGTCCCTTCAAAAGAGAGGAGCTGCATACCAAAGGTCTCTTGAGGGGTTGGTGAGAAAAGTTCATTGTGAGGGATCAATTTGCAAACCTAGACCAGCCAGGCCACAGCTTTTCGGCTTATcttctcaggctttttttttttttttttttttttttttgcgaaaTTCTCTCTGATGAGCTCAGAGTGTGACCCTCTGGACAGTTCTTTGGAGAATGATCTTGTGCACTTTCTTGTGAGACAATGTCTTTATCTTTCCCACAAACACGACAAACATACAAATGTTTGTGCAAATGTTAATGTGCCCTGAATACGCACTTTACTTAACCCAACGCAGGTGGAACATTAAGATTAGGATCCAGAATCAACTACCCTTGGGTTTGGATTTCATACACAGGGCTCTTCTGAAATGTTTCTCCATCATGTCATGATTCAACATTTTGTGATGTCTCACTGCTGATCAGACACCAGAGAGGGGCTCCCTTTGTCATGATGTGGACAGAGAAGATGTGAGTTCATGTCTCCACAtgtcttctcttggcttctggaAGATGTGCAGTTCTCCAGGGACCAGGGAACTAGGCTTCTCTGCCAAATCCCGGGTGACAGTTCCAACCTCTGTTAATTTGGGTGCACATGATGGTGTCTGTTCTCAGGCTAGTCTTCAAAATATGGTGGTGATGAGAAGAAGGAGCTCTTCCTCTTGCTCCCGCTGTATATCAAGgacatgcttttcttctttcgATCAAAGGAGGTGTTGTCATCGCTGGTCAGGGACAGGTAGGAAGCGATGCTTTCCCGAAGGCCATAGCTGAAAAGGGACTCATCCACGCCAAGTGGGTTCCCAGCTCCCTCAGGGTCCTCTTGCAGTCTGTTCATGGGAAGAatgggacagaggaagggagagaagagaggggcaTAGAAAGATAGAGAATaagaaaatgggagaaggaaaaaagggggaaaaaaaagactgattaaCTTATGGTTCTCTAACTTACGGTTCTAATTCTACTTCTTACATTtatggctgtgtgatcttggagaaatcacttaacctctctgaaccacCATTTCTTTGAATGGCTCTAACTTCCACGTGCAAATTTGAACGAATATTTCTTTATGTTATTTACAAGGAAGAACAGCTTTTTTCATCTCCCAGGCAATTCGGATTTCTGATTTTCCTTGAATTTGCCAGTGGAATGTCTGGATGAGTGTTTGATCAAGGTAACTCAACAATTCCTAACTACAGATATCTCTTAACATGCAATGACTGTGAGGCCAGGAGCTGGGTCTGCCTCCCAGGGGACAGGGGGATTCTGTGGGTGTGCATCTGCTCATTGTCTCTGCCCCCTCTAGCTTTCCATAGGGCTGGCTCTAGCCTGCCTGTCAGGCTCACACATGGGTTTGGGGATCATATGTCCATGCAGGACACGCATACACACATAGATGTCTCACCTGGGCACTCTCTTCCAGTCGAAGGTCTTCTGGCGCAAGGTGACGGGTGAGTCAGGGGCCCTCAACGCCGGGGCAGCTGTGCTCTGAGTGAGGCAGGGTGTGGTCAGCACACAGCAGAGGCCATCAGCCACCTCTAAGGAGGGAAGCAGACGACTGGTCAGTGACTCCGGGCTGCCCTAGCCAGTGTGGGCAGCGGGGCCTGAGGCACCATCCAGTACAGCTCCCCAGTTGttcacatgaggaaactgaggccaagacaGGAAAGAGGCGTGGTAGGATGGAGAGTCACACGTCCAGttgtttaagaaatattaatgtgCCCTGAATACGCACTTTACTTAACCCAACGCAGGTGGAACATTAAGATTAGGATCCAGAATCAACTACCCTTGGGTTTGGATTTCAGCTTCACCCCTGATAGTGAATCCCtttgaacctctctgagcctcagtttcctggaaCAGGCTAACAAGTGGGAACAGCTAGCAGAGCACCCTCAGGAGGCCCAGCCTCAAGGGTTTCATGCTCAAGCATGGCTCGGTCAAGTGCGCTGTGATCAACACGGGGTCCAGGTCCTTCCTCCCACACAGGAGCAGCACTTCCTCCCACACAGGCAGCTGAGACAGGTGCAGGAAGACAGGAAGATAGAACACACTCGGAAccaagacaggaaggaagaaggagagagcaggagggcGGGAATACAGGAAGGTAGAAGGagtaaaaacagaacaaaaaaagaaaaaagaaaagacaccagaaataaaggaggaagaagacaaatataaaagcaaacaagAGAAGGTGgacagatggggaaaaaatgaagaaaaacctcTCTTCTCTAGCCTGGATGctcacacacaaagagaaggaaaattaaataagCCACTGCCTGCTGCCCCAGCTAGTGTGGACTATCTGAGCTTCCAGAATTGCTCATCTCTCCAGGAGCATTAGATTCTAGATTCCACCTCCCGTGGTTGTGGGAAAGCCTTGGTTCTGGCTGTGCTCAGATGTTCTTACAAGCTGCATGGCCTAGTTCAGGCTGCAGATCCCAGCACAGGGGACGTGACATGGCTGAGGACATGAGACACTGCTGGCTTGCAGCAGGAAGGAACCCCCTGTCCTGGGGCTGATCCATCACCAGGTTTTAGGGAGCACATGACACCTCTGGCCACCTCCACCTCCAACCTAATTGATGGAGCTCTGGGTGTTCCTACCAAGGAGCAGAGTGTGGCGGCCAGTAATGCCTTGTTTCTTGGTGTCCAATCTGACTTCCACCATGAACTCAAATGTCCACCTACACTGTCCCCCCTCCCCGAgaaatgtgagactggatcctgagAATGAGGGGAGCTTAATTGGATGTGCATCTGAAATAATGACCTGTCATGGGCTGGAAATTGAAATGGCCTCCCAGGTTAGGAGGTGAGGagatggagccagacacaggctGAAGCGACCAGCGCCAGTAGACAGCAAGACAGCACGGGCAGGGGTGTTGTGAGCCGTTAACCCTGAAGGTGAGCAGGATTCCCTGCAATGAGTCAAAGAACTGACTTTCTAGCACCCAAACCGAGCGCAGCGCTGAGCTAGTCCCAACGCCTCTCAGTGAGGCCCCGTTGGCTCCTGAGTGGCCAGTGTTGTTACACCCACTTCAGGGAGGAACCCTGGGGTCAGGTCACTTGATCAAGGTCACAGAAATATGAATGAAACCTGCCCCATTGACTTGGAACCAGACACTGAAACAGGGAAACAGAGAGGTCCTACATGCCTCAGGGGTCTGGACATGCTCACCTCATTCTCTCTACAGAATTTTCCAGAATGCTCATACTTCTCACACTCCTGGACTTCCAACCACTCTACCTTCAAGGGTCCCCCTTTTCAGCCCTTTGCTTTCCTGGCCATATCTGGGGACTTGTGTCCCACCCACTCTGTCCTCTCAGTCACCACCATACGCAGTATCCTTTAGGGGCCAGACCTTTACACTCCTGGTTTTGCCTTTGGTCCTAACAACGGTCTCATAAGAGGCATGCGGACTaaaatccccattttatagatgaagaaactgaggctctgagatgTTAACGAACATTCCCAAGGCACCAGGTAATAAATATAAGCCATCTGGAACAGAAAGGCGTCTGTTCAGACTGCTTAGCGCAcaatttttctgcttctctgtctctagGTAGAATCTGGAAGGAGGTAAAATTGGCCACGTTGTTTCCactccagggtccccaggggctCAGGAAGCATTTCAGGGTTTCAGACCCCAGGGCAGCAGTGAACTGATGAGTGTGATCCATGAACTGACATAGTGGCCAGGGACTTATTTCAGGAAGACTCTGCTCCTGCACTGGTGCCAGCCCCTTGGGTTCTCTTGGCCTGGAAGCCTCGCGGGTCTCCCAGTCTGTAAAATCTTTGCTGGGGCAGCATCcttttc comes from Canis lupus familiaris isolate Mischka breed German Shepherd chromosome 13, alternate assembly UU_Cfam_GSD_1.0, whole genome shotgun sequence and encodes:
- the SLA gene encoding src-like-adapter isoform X4 is translated as MCVARVYHGWLFEGLGRDKAEELLQLPDTKMGSFMIRESETKKGFYSLSVRHREVKHYRIFRLPNNWYYISPRLTFQCLEDLVNHYSEVADGLCCVLTTPCLTQSTAAPALRAPDSPVTLRQKTFDWKRVPRLQEDPEGAGNPLGVDESLFSYGLRESIASYLSLTSDDNTSFDRKKKSMSLIYSGSKRKSSFFSSPPYFED